The Mycobacterium paragordonae genome includes a region encoding these proteins:
- a CDS encoding beta-xylosidase, whose translation MTIFDRFNLKVIAAAAGVCGAALSLSPTAVAVPLKTGGHACIQGMSGTAGAADGVPAGVPGAGAPGAAGAGPAGAGGAPACCAYGGPAAGAAGAPAAGGAAGAGGVPAGGPAAPAAGPGGPAPAAGTTPVENCGPASAPITGMSGVGAPVVVPGPVGAAAVPAVAPVVVPGPVAAPVPVGAPVPVGAPVPVGAPVPVGAPVPIGAPVPVGAPVPIGAPVPVGAPVPIGAPVPVGAPVPIAGPVPVGAPVPAGVPVAPITTMSGTGKGAPTGPAPTGGPVPGQPVMPGPNG comes from the coding sequence ATGACGATCTTCGATCGATTCAACCTCAAGGTAATTGCTGCCGCCGCGGGGGTGTGCGGCGCCGCATTGTCGCTGAGCCCGACCGCGGTGGCGGTGCCGCTGAAGACCGGCGGTCACGCGTGCATCCAGGGAATGTCAGGCACCGCCGGCGCAGCGGACGGCGTTCCCGCGGGAGTTCCCGGCGCGGGCGCCCCTGGCGCGGCAGGCGCCGGCCCGGCAGGCGCGGGCGGTGCGCCGGCATGCTGCGCGTACGGCGGCCCGGCGGCGGGCGCGGCAGGCGCTCCGGCCGCTGGTGGAGCCGCTGGAGCCGGCGGAGTTCCGGCCGGTGGGCCGGCGGCCCCGGCAGCCGGGCCCGGTGGACCGGCACCCGCTGCAGGAACAACGCCCGTGGAGAACTGTGGCCCCGCGAGCGCGCCCATTACCGGTATGTCCGGTGTCGGTGCTCCCGTCGTGGTGCCTGGACCGGTGGGTGCGGCAGCCGTGCCCGCGGTCGCTCCGGTGGTGGTACCCGGGCCGGTAGCGGCACCGGTGCCCGTCGGCGCCCCGGTCCCCGTCGGCGCACCTGTACCGGTGGGCGCACCCGTCCCGGTCGGCGCTCCGGTCCCCATCGGCGCCCCCGTACCGGTTGGCGCACCAGTCCCGATCGGCGCTCCGGTTCCCGTCGGCGCACCCGTGCCGATCGGCGCTCCGGTGCCCGTCGGGGCCCCAGTGCCAATCGCCGGACCCGTCCCCGTCGGTGCACCCGTGCCGGCCGGTGTGCCGGTGGCCCCGATCACCACCATGTCCGGGACCGGGAAGGGCGCACCGACCGGTCCGGCGCCGACGGGTGGACCGGTGCCCGGCCAGCCGGTTATGCCCGGACCGAACGGCTGA
- the gap gene encoding type I glyceraldehyde-3-phosphate dehydrogenase, which translates to MTVRVGINGFGRIGRNFYRALLAQQEQGTADIEVIAVNDITDNHTLAHLLKFDSILGRLPYEVSLEGEDTIVVGPAKIKALEVREGPAALPWGDLGVDVVVESTGLFTNAAKAKGHLDAGAKKVIISAPATDEDITIVLGVNDDKYDGSQNIISNASCTTNCLGPIAKVLNDEFGIVKGLMTTIHAYTQDQNLQDGPHKDLRRARAAALNIVPTSTGAAKAIGLVLPELKGKLDGYALRVPIPTGSVTDLTAELAKPGTAEQINAAMKAAADGPMKGILKYYDAPIVSSDIVTDPHSSIFDSGLTKVIDNQAKVVSWYDNEWGYSNRLIDLVKLVGKSL; encoded by the coding sequence GTGACGGTCCGAGTTGGCATCAACGGCTTTGGTCGAATCGGACGCAACTTCTACCGGGCCCTTCTGGCTCAGCAGGAGCAGGGCACCGCCGACATCGAGGTGATCGCCGTCAACGACATCACCGACAACCACACCCTGGCGCACCTGCTGAAGTTCGACTCGATCCTCGGCCGGCTGCCCTACGAGGTGAGCCTGGAGGGCGAGGACACCATCGTGGTGGGCCCGGCCAAGATCAAGGCGCTGGAGGTCCGCGAGGGACCGGCCGCGCTGCCCTGGGGCGACCTGGGCGTCGACGTGGTGGTCGAATCCACCGGCCTGTTCACCAACGCCGCCAAGGCCAAGGGCCACCTGGACGCCGGGGCCAAGAAGGTCATCATCTCCGCCCCGGCCACCGATGAGGACATCACCATCGTGCTCGGGGTCAACGACGACAAGTACGACGGCAGCCAGAACATCATTTCCAACGCCTCGTGCACCACCAACTGCCTGGGCCCCATCGCCAAGGTCCTCAACGACGAGTTCGGCATCGTCAAAGGTCTGATGACCACCATCCACGCCTACACCCAGGACCAGAACCTGCAGGACGGCCCGCACAAGGACCTGCGCCGGGCCCGCGCCGCGGCGCTGAACATCGTGCCGACCTCCACCGGCGCAGCCAAGGCCATCGGACTGGTGCTGCCCGAACTCAAGGGCAAACTCGACGGCTACGCGCTGCGGGTGCCGATCCCGACCGGCTCGGTCACCGACCTGACCGCCGAGCTGGCCAAACCCGGCACCGCCGAGCAGATCAACGCCGCCATGAAGGCCGCCGCCGACGGGCCGATGAAGGGCATCCTGAAGTACTACGACGCCCCGATCGTCTCCAGCGACATCGTCACCGACCCGCACAGCTCGATCTTCGATTCCGGGCTGACGAAGGTCATCGACAACCAGGCCAAAGTCGTCTCCTGGTACGACAACGAATGGGGCTACTCCAACCGCCTCATCGACCTGGTCAAGCTCGTCGGCAAGTCGCTCTAG
- a CDS encoding phosphoglycerate kinase — protein sequence MSVPTLEDLLAEGVSGRGVLVRSDLNVPLDDDGNITDAGRITASVPTLKALLEAGAKVVVTAHLGRPKDGPDPKYSLAPVAAALGEQLGRHVQLAGDVVGTDALARAEGLTDGDILLLENIRFDKRETSKDDGERLALARQLAELVWPGGAFVSDGFGVVHRKQASVYDVATLLPHYAGTLVADEIKVLKQLTSSTERPYAVVLGGSKVSDKLGVIESLATKADSIVIGGGMCFTFLAAQGYSVGKSLLEEDMVDTCRKLLDTYHDVLRLPVDIVVTEKFEADSPPQTVAANEIPNDLMGLDIGPGSVKRFTTLLSNAKTVFWNGPMGVFEFPAYAEGTRGVAEAIVKATGKGAFSVVGGGDSAAAVRALKIPEDAFSHISTGGGASLEYLEGKSLPGIEVLGEPQPTGGDS from the coding sequence GTGAGCGTCCCAACTCTGGAAGACCTTCTCGCGGAAGGTGTTTCGGGTCGTGGCGTGCTGGTGCGCTCGGACCTGAACGTGCCACTGGACGATGACGGAAACATCACCGACGCCGGGCGGATCACCGCCTCGGTGCCGACGCTGAAGGCACTGCTGGAGGCCGGCGCCAAGGTGGTCGTCACCGCCCACCTGGGCCGTCCCAAGGACGGGCCCGACCCGAAGTACTCGCTGGCACCGGTCGCCGCGGCGCTCGGCGAACAACTGGGCCGGCACGTGCAGTTGGCAGGGGATGTCGTAGGCACCGACGCGTTGGCCCGCGCCGAGGGGCTCACCGACGGTGACATTCTGTTGCTGGAGAACATCCGCTTCGACAAGCGCGAGACCAGCAAGGACGACGGCGAACGCCTCGCCCTGGCCCGGCAGCTCGCCGAATTGGTCTGGCCCGGCGGAGCCTTCGTCTCCGACGGCTTCGGTGTGGTGCACCGCAAACAGGCCTCGGTGTACGACGTCGCCACGCTGTTGCCGCACTATGCGGGCACGCTGGTCGCCGACGAGATCAAGGTGCTGAAGCAGCTGACCAGTTCCACCGAGCGGCCCTACGCGGTGGTGCTGGGCGGGTCGAAGGTGTCCGACAAGCTGGGCGTGATCGAGTCGCTGGCCACCAAGGCCGACAGCATCGTGATCGGCGGCGGCATGTGCTTCACCTTCCTTGCCGCACAGGGCTATTCGGTCGGCAAGTCGCTGCTCGAAGAGGACATGGTGGACACCTGCCGCAAGCTGCTGGACACCTATCACGACGTGTTGCGGTTGCCGGTCGACATCGTGGTGACGGAGAAGTTCGAGGCCGATTCACCACCACAGACGGTGGCCGCCAACGAGATTCCGAACGACCTGATGGGCCTGGACATCGGCCCGGGCTCGGTCAAGCGGTTCACCACCCTACTGTCCAACGCCAAGACCGTGTTCTGGAACGGACCGATGGGTGTGTTCGAGTTCCCGGCCTACGCCGAGGGGACCCGCGGCGTTGCCGAGGCGATCGTCAAGGCGACCGGAAAGGGCGCGTTCAGCGTCGTCGGCGGCGGCGACTCCGCTGCGGCGGTGCGGGCTCTGAAAATTCCGGAAGACGCGTTCTCGCACATTTCCACCGGCGGCGGTGCGTCGCTGGAATACCTTGAGGGCAAATCACTTCCGGGCATCGAGGTGCTCGGGGAGCCCCAGCCGACCGGAGGTGACTCGTGA
- the tpiA gene encoding triose-phosphate isomerase, translating to MSRKPLIAGNWKMNLNHFEAIALVQKIAFSLPDKYFDKVDVTVIPPFTDLRSVQTLVDGDKLRLTYGAQDLSQHDSGAYTGDISGAFLAKLGCSFVVVGHSERRTYHNEDDALVAAKAAAALKHELTPIVCVGEHLEVREAGNHVSHNIEQLRGSLAGLSAEQIDKVVIAYEPVWAIGTGRVASSADAQEVCAAIRKELAALASPQIAQSVRVLYGGSMNAKNVGDLVAQEDIDGGLVGGASLDGEQFATLAAIAAGGPLP from the coding sequence GTGAGCCGCAAGCCGTTGATCGCCGGCAACTGGAAGATGAACCTCAATCACTTCGAGGCGATCGCGCTGGTGCAGAAGATCGCATTCTCGTTGCCGGACAAGTACTTCGACAAGGTCGATGTCACGGTCATCCCACCGTTCACCGACCTGCGCAGCGTGCAGACCCTGGTCGACGGCGACAAACTGCGCCTGACCTACGGCGCACAGGACCTGTCGCAACACGACTCCGGCGCCTATACGGGTGACATCAGCGGGGCATTCCTGGCCAAGCTGGGATGCAGCTTCGTCGTGGTCGGGCACTCCGAACGCCGCACCTACCACAACGAGGACGACGCGCTGGTGGCCGCCAAAGCCGCCGCCGCGCTCAAGCACGAGCTGACCCCCATCGTCTGCGTCGGCGAGCATCTCGAGGTCCGCGAGGCCGGAAACCACGTGTCGCACAACATCGAGCAGCTGCGCGGGTCGCTGGCGGGGTTGTCAGCGGAGCAGATCGACAAGGTCGTCATCGCGTACGAACCGGTCTGGGCGATCGGCACCGGCCGGGTGGCCAGTTCGGCCGACGCTCAGGAGGTGTGCGCGGCGATCCGTAAAGAGCTTGCCGCGCTGGCCTCACCACAGATCGCCCAGTCCGTCCGGGTGCTTTACGGCGGCTCGATGAACGCCAAGAACGTCGGCGACCTGGTCGCTCAGGAGGACATTGACGGCGGTCTGGTCGGCGGCGCATCGCTGGACGGCGAGCAGTTCGCGACGCTGGCGGCGATCGCTGCCGGGGGACCGCTGCCGTAA
- the secG gene encoding preprotein translocase subunit SecG, with product MELALQITLVVTSLLVVLLVLLHRAKGGGLSTLFGGGVQSSLSGSTVVEKNLDRLTLFIVGIWLVSIVGMALLIKYR from the coding sequence ATGGAATTGGCTCTACAGATCACCCTGGTGGTCACCAGCCTGCTGGTGGTGTTGCTGGTGCTGCTGCACCGCGCCAAGGGTGGCGGGCTGTCGACGCTGTTCGGCGGTGGTGTGCAGTCGAGCCTGTCCGGGTCGACGGTCGTGGAGAAGAACCTGGACCGGTTGACCCTGTTCATCGTGGGTATCTGGCTGGTGTCCATCGTCGGCATGGCACTGCTGATCAAGTACCGCTAG
- the ppc gene encoding phosphoenolpyruvate carboxylase, whose translation MVDVTDTALDPIGDVHRTKLGREATEPMRADIRMLGAILGDTVREQNGEEVFDLVERARVESFRVRRSEIDRNEVSRMFDGIDIRQAIPVIRAFTHFALLANVAEDIHRERRRSIHVAAGEPPQDSSLAATYAKLDSKKESGELDSATVAEALEGALVAPVITAHPTETRRRTVFVTQHRITELMRLHAEGHIQTDSGRSIETELRRQILTLWQTAIIRLSRLQISDEIAAGLRYYPASFFEVMPKVNAEVREALRARWPDADLLSGPMLQPGSWIGGDRDGNPNVTADVVRLATGSAAYTALAHYLGEVDQLEQELSMSSRLLTITPELAELAEGCQDKARDDEPYRRALRVIRSRLSATAADILDEQPRHTLDLGLPAYATPGELRADLDTIDASLRTQGSAVLADDRLALLREAVHVFGFHLSALDLRQNSDVHEEVVAELLAWSGVHPDYTSLPEDERVELLVAELGTRRPLVRAGAKLSELARKELDIIGAATYAIQTYGPAAVPNYVISMCRSVSDVLEAAILMKEAGLLDASGDEPYCPVGISPLFETIDDLHNGASILQAMLDLPLYRAMVAARGDMQEVMLGYSDSNKDGGYMAANWAVYRAELALVEAARKGGIRLRLFHGRGGTVGRGGGPSYQAILAQPPGAVNGSLRLTEQGEVIAAKYAEPQAARRNLESLLAATLESTLLDVEGLGDAAEPAYAVLDEIATLAQRAYAELVHDTPGFVEYFKASTPVSEIGSLNIGSRPSSRKPTESISDLRAIPWVLAWSQSRVMLPGWYGTGTAFEQWITAGPDSEEDRLAVLHELYQRWPFFRSVLSNMAQVMAKSDLGLAARYAELVDDESLRSRVFDKIVDEHHRTIAMYKRITGQEDLLADNPALARSVFNRFPYLEPLNHLQVELLRRYRGGEDDELMQRGILLTMNGLASALRNSG comes from the coding sequence ATGGTTGACGTGACCGATACCGCCCTGGACCCGATCGGCGACGTCCATCGCACCAAACTGGGGCGCGAGGCGACCGAGCCGATGCGCGCCGACATCAGGATGCTGGGCGCCATCCTCGGTGACACCGTGCGCGAGCAGAACGGCGAAGAGGTGTTCGACCTCGTCGAACGCGCACGGGTGGAATCGTTTCGGGTGCGGCGATCGGAGATCGACCGCAACGAGGTCTCACGCATGTTCGACGGCATCGACATCCGCCAGGCCATCCCGGTCATCCGGGCCTTCACCCATTTCGCGTTGCTGGCCAACGTCGCCGAGGACATCCACCGCGAACGGCGCCGCAGCATCCACGTCGCCGCCGGTGAGCCGCCACAGGACAGCAGCCTGGCCGCCACCTACGCGAAACTCGACTCGAAGAAAGAGTCGGGCGAACTCGACTCGGCGACCGTGGCCGAAGCCCTCGAGGGCGCGCTGGTCGCCCCGGTGATCACCGCCCACCCCACCGAGACCAGGCGCCGCACCGTCTTCGTCACCCAACACCGGATCACCGAGCTGATGCGGCTGCATGCCGAGGGCCACATCCAGACCGACAGCGGGCGCAGCATCGAAACCGAACTGCGCCGCCAGATTCTCACCCTCTGGCAGACCGCGATCATCCGGCTCTCCCGCCTGCAGATCAGCGACGAGATCGCGGCCGGCCTGCGCTATTACCCGGCCTCGTTCTTCGAGGTGATGCCCAAGGTCAACGCCGAAGTCCGGGAGGCACTGCGGGCCCGCTGGCCCGACGCCGACCTGCTGTCCGGGCCGATGCTGCAGCCGGGTTCCTGGATCGGCGGTGATCGCGACGGAAATCCCAATGTCACCGCCGACGTGGTCCGGCTGGCCACCGGCAGTGCCGCCTACACCGCACTGGCCCACTACCTCGGCGAAGTCGACCAGCTCGAGCAGGAGCTGTCGATGTCGTCGCGGCTCCTCACGATCACGCCCGAACTCGCCGAATTGGCCGAAGGGTGCCAGGACAAGGCACGGGACGACGAGCCCTACCGCCGCGCGCTGCGGGTGATCCGTTCCCGGCTGAGCGCCACGGCTGCCGACATCCTCGACGAGCAACCGCGGCACACCCTCGACCTAGGCCTGCCGGCGTACGCCACACCCGGCGAGCTGCGGGCGGACCTCGACACCATCGACGCCTCACTGCGCACCCAAGGCAGTGCGGTCCTGGCCGATGACCGGCTGGCGTTGCTGCGGGAAGCCGTGCACGTCTTCGGTTTTCACCTGTCTGCCCTCGACCTGCGGCAGAACTCCGACGTGCACGAGGAAGTCGTCGCCGAACTGCTGGCCTGGTCCGGCGTGCACCCCGACTACACCTCGTTGCCCGAAGACGAACGCGTCGAGTTGTTGGTCGCCGAACTCGGCACCCGACGCCCGCTGGTACGCGCCGGTGCCAAGCTGTCGGAGTTGGCCCGCAAAGAACTCGACATCATCGGGGCGGCGACTTACGCCATCCAAACCTACGGTCCCGCAGCGGTTCCCAACTACGTCATCTCCATGTGCCGGTCGGTGTCGGACGTGCTCGAAGCAGCCATTCTGATGAAAGAGGCCGGCCTGCTGGACGCGTCGGGAGACGAACCCTACTGCCCGGTCGGCATATCGCCGCTGTTCGAAACGATCGACGACCTGCACAACGGGGCGTCGATCCTGCAGGCGATGCTGGATCTTCCGCTCTACCGCGCCATGGTGGCCGCCCGCGGTGACATGCAGGAGGTGATGCTCGGCTACTCCGACTCCAACAAGGACGGCGGCTATATGGCCGCCAACTGGGCGGTGTACCGGGCGGAGCTCGCTCTGGTCGAAGCGGCCCGCAAGGGCGGAATCCGGTTGCGGCTCTTCCACGGTCGCGGTGGCACGGTGGGCCGCGGCGGTGGCCCCAGCTACCAGGCCATCCTGGCCCAGCCGCCGGGGGCGGTGAATGGATCGCTTCGGCTCACCGAGCAGGGTGAGGTGATCGCCGCCAAGTACGCCGAACCGCAGGCGGCCCGGCGCAACTTGGAAAGCCTGCTGGCCGCGACGCTGGAGTCGACGCTGCTCGACGTGGAAGGCCTCGGTGACGCGGCGGAGCCGGCCTATGCGGTGCTCGACGAGATCGCCACCCTGGCGCAGCGCGCCTATGCCGAACTGGTGCATGACACACCGGGTTTCGTGGAGTATTTCAAGGCCTCCACGCCGGTCAGCGAGATCGGGTCGTTGAACATCGGCAGCCGGCCGTCGTCACGCAAGCCGACCGAATCGATCTCGGACCTGCGCGCCATCCCGTGGGTGCTGGCGTGGAGCCAGTCCCGGGTGATGCTGCCCGGCTGGTACGGCACCGGTACGGCGTTCGAGCAGTGGATCACCGCGGGACCGGACAGCGAAGAGGACCGGCTCGCGGTGCTGCACGAGCTCTACCAGCGGTGGCCGTTCTTCCGCAGCGTGCTGTCCAACATGGCGCAGGTGATGGCCAAGAGCGATCTCGGGCTGGCCGCCCGCTACGCCGAGCTGGTGGACGATGAATCGTTGCGCAGCAGGGTTTTCGACAAGATCGTCGACGAGCACCACCGCACCATCGCGATGTACAAGCGCATCACCGGCCAGGAGGACCTGCTGGCCGACAACCCGGCGCTGGCACGCTCGGTGTTCAACCGGTTCCCGTACCTGGAACCGCTGAACCATCTGCAGGTGGAGTTGCTGCGCCGCTACCGCGGGGGCGAGGACGACGAACTGATGCAGCGCGGCATCCTGCTGACCATGAACGGACTCGCCAGCGCGTTACGTAACAGCGGATAA
- a CDS encoding DUF1206 domain-containing protein: MSDLKNDQGPTVTATQVAQNGVFEKFARAGFVASGILHLIIGYLAIRIALGDGGTADQSGALATLASRPGGPFALWIAAVVLLTLGLWRLIETVLGRAADRDSQDSPGGMQRAKTFGVAVVYLGFAYSTFGFARGAGRSAGEQSSTISARLMQSTAGTIALIAGGIGIVAVGGYHIYKGAGRKFVDDLNGRSGKLVRRLGVAGYVGKGVVIATAGVLVVVAASRSEPDKATGLDGALKTLGAQPYGVVLLIAAGAGIITYGLYSFVLARSTKM, encoded by the coding sequence ATGTCTGACCTCAAGAATGACCAAGGGCCGACGGTCACCGCCACGCAGGTAGCCCAGAACGGCGTCTTCGAGAAGTTCGCGCGCGCCGGGTTCGTGGCGAGCGGGATCCTGCACCTGATCATCGGCTACCTGGCCATCCGAATCGCGCTCGGCGACGGCGGCACCGCTGACCAGTCCGGGGCATTGGCGACGTTGGCGTCGCGCCCTGGCGGGCCCTTCGCCCTGTGGATCGCCGCTGTCGTCTTGCTGACGCTCGGGCTGTGGCGGCTCATCGAAACGGTTCTCGGCCGTGCGGCCGACCGCGACTCGCAGGACTCACCCGGCGGAATGCAACGGGCGAAGACCTTCGGCGTCGCCGTTGTCTATCTCGGGTTCGCTTACTCCACTTTCGGATTCGCCCGGGGCGCCGGAAGATCCGCCGGAGAGCAGAGCTCGACCATCAGCGCCAGGCTGATGCAGAGCACCGCCGGCACCATCGCACTGATCGCGGGCGGGATCGGCATCGTCGCGGTGGGTGGCTATCACATCTACAAAGGCGCCGGCCGCAAATTCGTCGACGACCTCAACGGCAGGTCGGGCAAGCTGGTGCGCCGACTCGGCGTGGCGGGTTACGTCGGGAAAGGGGTGGTCATCGCCACAGCGGGTGTCCTGGTGGTTGTCGCCGCATCGCGCTCCGAGCCGGACAAGGCCACCGGACTCGACGGCGCCCTCAAGACCTTGGGCGCTCAGCCCTATGGCGTAGTGCTGTTGATCGCTGCCGGCGCCGGGATCATCACCTATGGCCTGTACAGCTTTGTGCTGGCCCGCTCAACCAAGATGTAG
- a CDS encoding PIG-L deacetylase family protein encodes MSTVVAFHAHPDDEVILTGGTLAKAAAAGHRVVVVTATDGRIDNDDDLTRLDELRSSTGILGAQRTECLGYADSGYGPEFYPDPPGRVRFGRADVEEAAQRLAAILRAEDAQLLLSYQANGGYGHRDHVQVHHVGKRAAELAGTPRILEATMPRELLRRVSDLCRLLRLPPPYEQEVLDDAYAPRAEITHRVDVRAMARQKRDAVAAHRSQLGTGLGARVYQALLRLPPQALGTIFRHEWFVDPAAAPGPLRDNIFEGTSS; translated from the coding sequence ATGTCCACCGTCGTCGCCTTCCACGCCCACCCCGACGACGAGGTGATCCTGACCGGCGGCACCCTGGCCAAAGCGGCCGCGGCCGGTCATCGGGTGGTCGTCGTCACGGCCACTGACGGACGCATAGACAACGACGACGACCTCACCCGCTTGGACGAATTGCGTTCGAGCACCGGCATTCTCGGCGCGCAGCGAACGGAATGCCTGGGCTATGCAGACAGCGGGTATGGTCCGGAGTTTTATCCGGACCCGCCGGGCCGGGTGCGATTCGGGCGGGCCGACGTCGAGGAGGCCGCGCAGCGCCTGGCCGCGATCCTTCGCGCCGAGGATGCGCAGCTGCTGCTGAGCTATCAGGCGAACGGCGGGTACGGCCACCGTGACCATGTGCAGGTGCATCATGTCGGCAAGCGGGCCGCCGAACTGGCTGGCACGCCAAGGATTCTCGAGGCGACGATGCCGCGCGAGCTGCTGCGCCGGGTCAGCGACCTGTGCCGACTGCTGCGTCTGCCACCTCCGTACGAACAGGAGGTGCTGGACGATGCCTATGCGCCCCGGGCGGAAATCACGCACCGGGTCGACGTCCGCGCGATGGCCCGGCAGAAGCGGGATGCGGTGGCCGCTCATCGCTCGCAGCTGGGCACCGGTCTGGGCGCACGTGTCTATCAGGCTCTGCTGCGACTGCCACCGCAGGCCTTGGGCACGATATTCCGCCACGAATGGTTCGTCGATCCCGCGGCCGCGCCCGGGCCGTTGCGCGACAACATCTTTGAGGGCACGAGCTCCTGA
- a CDS encoding cytochrome P450, translating to MTYPVPAPPLADGTGLPWDVAVEDAVASIAAARDRCGDTFAVESGTDRYLFTFSPTGVESFYALPEDKASKGVADFLMLRRKLPEEIFAGRRTLPTNLFRRDDVAGYLANLDTALRQTTTELGTAGSVDVFDLTRRLGHRMGLASWAGPGCSDGAAFDRLVRAFDTLDGSDAFVHPDRMAAVAASDKRAERAALDDVTDTVAAAAQRYRATDDGHLFGRIVAAWASEPDEIRARGIAHDVALIHIASMSNLAAALGWALVDLVEHPQHQPRIRDGDNDFAQRCALESTRLAQRSIMSRTVLSPVELNTGDVTYRVPPGWTIATLLPLLNTAAAPGLDTWDPDRWTRHRLTDPADLPSPMLVTAFGHGRHSCPAQPFSLAAMTAAVTHLLREYDLSAGWPAHPRPVPAQIGGVARAAEPCPVTYAARR from the coding sequence GTGACGTACCCGGTTCCCGCCCCGCCGCTCGCGGACGGTACCGGCCTGCCGTGGGATGTCGCCGTTGAAGATGCGGTCGCCAGCATCGCCGCTGCCCGCGATCGGTGTGGCGACACGTTTGCGGTGGAAAGCGGCACCGACCGCTACCTGTTCACCTTCTCCCCCACCGGCGTCGAGTCCTTTTACGCCCTGCCGGAAGACAAAGCCAGCAAGGGCGTCGCCGACTTCCTGATGCTGCGCCGCAAGCTGCCTGAGGAGATCTTCGCCGGCCGACGCACGCTGCCCACCAACCTGTTTCGGCGCGACGACGTCGCCGGATATCTCGCGAACCTGGACACCGCGCTACGTCAGACGACCACCGAACTGGGCACGGCCGGCTCGGTGGACGTCTTCGATCTCACCCGCCGGCTCGGGCACCGGATGGGGCTCGCCTCGTGGGCCGGGCCGGGATGCTCCGACGGTGCGGCCTTCGACCGGCTGGTTCGTGCGTTCGACACCCTGGACGGCTCGGATGCGTTCGTCCACCCGGACCGGATGGCGGCGGTGGCCGCCTCGGACAAACGCGCCGAACGTGCCGCGCTGGACGATGTCACCGACACGGTCGCGGCCGCGGCGCAACGCTACCGCGCAACTGACGACGGACACCTGTTCGGCAGGATCGTTGCCGCATGGGCCTCCGAGCCCGACGAGATCCGGGCGCGCGGCATCGCACACGACGTCGCCCTGATTCACATCGCGTCCATGTCGAACCTGGCCGCCGCACTCGGCTGGGCACTGGTCGACCTGGTCGAACATCCGCAACATCAGCCACGAATCCGCGACGGCGACAACGACTTCGCGCAGCGCTGCGCACTCGAGTCCACGCGTCTGGCGCAGCGCTCGATCATGAGCAGGACGGTGTTGTCACCGGTGGAACTCAACACCGGCGACGTCACGTACCGCGTTCCGCCGGGCTGGACCATCGCCACCCTGCTGCCGTTGTTAAACACCGCTGCGGCGCCGGGACTGGACACCTGGGATCCGGACAGGTGGACCCGGCACCGGCTCACCGACCCCGCTGATCTGCCGTCGCCGATGCTGGTGACGGCGTTCGGCCACGGGCGGCATTCCTGTCCGGCTCAACCCTTCTCGCTGGCTGCGATGACGGCGGCGGTGACGCACTTGTTGCGCGAGTATGACCTGAGCGCGGGGTGGCCGGCGCATCCGCGGCCGGTCCCCGCTCAGATCGGCGGCGTGGCACGGGCAGCGGAGCCCTGCCCGGTCACCTACGCGGCCAGGCGCTGA
- a CDS encoding ATPase, which yields MTFMADRSGGRPTPARQRMKTLTQAALNADKTVEQVEDVLDGLGTSLVELNKSLSALDATVTRLETGLDHLDQTLSSLDDLAKRLLAVLQPVEAILERMDNIVSWGETMMLPINATEHVMRGVMDRLRNRGVR from the coding sequence ATGACCTTCATGGCAGACAGAAGCGGCGGTCGTCCGACCCCAGCTCGGCAGAGAATGAAGACGCTCACCCAAGCGGCATTGAATGCCGACAAGACGGTGGAGCAGGTCGAGGACGTCCTGGACGGACTCGGCACGTCCCTGGTGGAACTTAACAAGTCGCTGTCCGCGCTCGACGCGACCGTGACCCGGTTGGAGACGGGTCTGGACCACCTGGACCAGACCCTGTCCAGCCTCGACGATCTCGCAAAGCGACTGCTCGCGGTACTGCAACCGGTCGAGGCCATCCTGGAACGAATGGACAACATCGTCAGCTGGGGCGAGACGATGATGCTGCCGATCAACGCGACCGAGCACGTGATGCGCGGTGTGATGGACCGGCTCCGCAATCGGGGCGTGCGCTGA